One genomic region from Harpia harpyja isolate bHarHar1 chromosome 1, bHarHar1 primary haplotype, whole genome shotgun sequence encodes:
- the GCNT2 gene encoding N-acetyllactosaminide beta-1,6-N-acetylglucosaminyl-transferase — MNTLRYCFFAVLILSVSLPFVFYAVHLRAQIPLRRLNFSVSSTLAEACKALVEDKTPFLKENALKTSFRESSCTEYITQNRYITRALSAEEAAFPIAYVMTLHKDFETFERLFRAVYMPQNVYCVHVDAKAPAPFWQAVRRLVGCFPNAFLASRAERVVYGGASRLRADLRCMGDLLASAVPWRYLLNTCGQDFPLKTNREIVRLLKGLRGKNVTPGVLPPPHITARTKYVHREQSYSFFSFMLWTFVRKVPPPHNITLYFGSAYVAVTRPFVEFVLRDRRAVDLLAWSEDTYSPDEHFWVTLNRIPGVPGSMPNAAWEGDLKAVKWIDMEESHGGCHGHYVRGICIYGTGDLKWLFNSTCMFANKFELKTYPLTVECLELRHRQRTLSQSEVQVEPNWYF; from the exons ATGAATACACTCAGATATTGCTTCTTTGCTGTCCTGATTCTCAGTGTTTCACTTCCATTTGTTTTCTATGCTGTCCATTTGCGTGCACAAATACCTCTTAGGAGGCTGAACTTCTCGGTGAGCTCAACGTTAGCAGAAGCCTGTAAAGCGCTAGTTGAAGATAAGACGCCCTTCCTGAAGGAAAACGCTTTAAAAACATCATTCAGAGAATCCAGCTGCACGGAGTACATCACGCAGAACCGCTACATCACCCGCGCCCTCTCGGCCGAGGAGGCCGCCTTCCCCATCGCCTACGTCATGACCCTGCACAAGGACTTCGAGACCTTCGAGCGGCTCTTCCGGGCGGTGTACATGCCCCAAAACGTCTACTGCGTCCACGTGGACGCCAAGGCGCCGGCCCCCTTCTGGCAGGCGGTCCGGCGCCTGGTGGGCTGCTTCCCCAACGCCTTCCTCGCCTCCCGGGCGGAGCGGGTGGTCTACGGCGGCGCCTCCCGCCTGCGGGCCGACCTCCGCTGCATGGGAGACCTGCTGGCCTCGGCCGTGCCCTGGCGCTACCTGCTCAACACTTGCGGCCAGGACTTCCCCTTGAAGACCAACCGGGAGATCGTCCGGCTGCTGAAGGGCCTCCGGGGGAAGAACGTCACCCCCGGGGTGCTGCCGCCCCCCCACATCACCGCCCGCACCAAATACGTGCACAGGGAGCAATCgtactctttcttttctttcatgctgtgGACGTTTGTGCGCAAGGTGCCCCCGCCGCACAACATCACCCTCTACTTCGGCTCCGCGTACGTGGCCGTCACCCGGCCCTTCGTGGAGTTCGTGCTGCGGGACCGGCGCGCCGTCGACCTGCTGGCCTGGTCCGAGGACACCTACAGCCCCGACGAGCACTTCTGGGTGACGCTCAACAGGATCCCGG GTGTCCCAGGCTCCATGCCCAACGCAGCATGGGAAGGTGACCTGAAAGCAGTGAAGTGGATTGATATGGAAGAGAGCCATGGAGGTTGTCATG GCCATTATGTCAGAGGCATTTGTATATATGGAACAGGTGACCTCAAGTGGCTTTTTAACTCCACCTGTATGTTTGCAAATAAGTTTGAGCTCAAAACATATCCCCTGACTGTGGAGTGCCTGGAGCTGAGACATCGGCAGAGAACCTTGTCCCAGAGTGAGGTTCAGGTGGAGCCCAACTGGTATTTTTAG